Proteins co-encoded in one Malus sylvestris chromosome 9, drMalSylv7.2, whole genome shotgun sequence genomic window:
- the LOC126583844 gene encoding lamin-like protein, giving the protein MEKERATAVVVLLCLVVVMELPEASATRYMVGGKMGWTSNVNYTIWAQDQHFYNGDWLFFVYDRNQMDVIEVNQTNYVSCNAEHPLHNWTTGAGRDVVPLNVTRDYYFITSKGYCYGGMKLAVKVENMPPPPEAAPVKSKSSDLTPAFGSQFVLPSVLAIGTMWDVLVRCERI; this is encoded by the exons atggagaaagagagagctaCGGCGGTGGTGGTGCTTTTGTgcttggtggtggtgatggaacTTCCAGAAGCATCAGCTACGAGATATATGGTGGGAGGGAAAATGGGTTGGACCAGCAATGTCAACTATACTATTTGGGCTCAGGATCAGCACTTTTACAATGGAGACTGGCTCT TTTTTGTTTATGATAGGAACCAAATGGATGTTATAGAGGTGAACCAGACAAACTATGTCTCGTGCAATGCTGAACATCCCCTTCACAACTGGACCACCGGAGCCGGAAGAGATGTGGTTCCGCTGAATGTGACAAGGGACTACTACTTCATTACGAGCAAGGGGTACTGCTATGGTGGCATGAAGCTCGCCGTTAAAGTTGAAAACATGCCTCCACCCCCCGAAGCCGCCCCAGTGAAGAGCAAGAGCAGTGACCTAACACCTGCTTTCGGGTCCCAGTTTGTTTTGCCCTCAGTTCTCGCCATCGGCACAATGTGGGACGTTTTAGTTCGCTGTGAACGCATATGA
- the LOC126583847 gene encoding lamin-like protein produces the protein MERKGAMVVVVLLCLAVVIELPEASATRYLVGGKMGWTSNVNYTIWAQDKHFYNGDWLFFVYDRNQNDVLEVNQTNYVSCNAEHPLHNWTTGAGRDIVPLNEPRHYYFISSNGFCYSGMKIAVKVENMP, from the exons ATGGAGAGAAAGGGAGCCATGGTGGTGGTAGTGCTTTTGTGCTTGGCAGTGGTGATCGAACTTCCAGAAGCATCAGCTACGAGATATTTAGTGGGAGGGAAAATGGGTTGGACCAGCAATGTCAACTATACTATTTGGGCTCAGGATAAGCACTTTTACAATGGAGACTGGCTCT TTTTTGTGTATGATAGGAACCAAAATGATGTTCTAGAGGTAAATCAGACAAACTATGTCTCGTGCAATGCTGAACATCCCCTTCACAACTGGACCACCGGAGCCGGAAGAGATATTGTTCCACTGAATGAGCCAAGGCACTACTACTTCATTAGTAGCAATGGGTTCTGCTACAGTGGCATGAAGATTGCCGTTAAAGTTGAAAACATGCCTTAG
- the LOC126583836 gene encoding chorismate mutase 1, chloroplastic-like, which produces MEAKLLMASSPATLSAPHVSNSRPNYLLPLKAMQSNSFACLNYSLPKKPNLSVQAASTSIGSLATKKRVDETDSLTLEGIRHSLIRQEDSIIFSLLERAQYCHNLPTYDPNAFPVDGFHGSLVEHILKETEKLHGQVGRFSSPDEHPFFPNDVPEPVLPPLHYPQVLHPITNSININRKVWEMYFRDIIPRLVKEGDDGNYGSTAVCDTMCLQALSKRIHYGKFVAECKFRSNPNAYEAAILEQNRDKVMALLTYPTVEEAIIKRVEMKAKTYGQEVTLYEGEKKNPNLVYKIKPTLVADLYGDWIMPMTKEVQVEYLLRRLD; this is translated from the exons atGGAGGCTAAGTTGCTGATGGCCTCCTCTCCTGCCACTCTTTCAGCTCCCCACGTTTCCAATTCAAGACCCAATTATTTACTGCCCTTGAAAGCAATGCAATCCAACAGTTTCGCATGCCTCAATTATTCCCTGCCAAAGAAACCAAATTTATCTGTCCAGGCTGCTTCGACCTCCATTGG ATCATTGGCTACAAAGAAAAGGGTGGATGAAACCGATAGTTTGACACTAGAAGGTATAAGACATTCTTTGATCCGGCAGGAGGATAGCATAATTTTTAGCCTGTTAGAGAGAGCTCAATATTGTCATAATTTGCCTACATATGACCCCAATGCTTTCCCCGTTGATGGGTTCCACGGCTCCTTGGTAGAACACATTCTTAAAGAAACAGAAAAACTTCATGGCCAG GTGGGAAGATTCAGCAGTCCTGATGAGCATCCTTTCTTTCCGAATGACGTACCTGAACCAGTGTTGCCACCTCTGCACTACCCCCAG GTTCTGCATCCCATTACCAACTCTATTAACATAAACAGAAAAGTTTGGGAAATGTACTTCAGAGATATTATTCCAAGACTGGTTAAAGAAGGAGATGACGGTAACTACGGTTCAACTGCTGTTTGTGACACAATGTGCTTGCAG GCTCTGTCCAAGAGAATCCATTATGGTAAATTTGTTGCAGAGTGCAAATTTCGATCCAATCCCAATGCCTATGAAGCTGCCATTCTCGAACAG aACAGGGACAAGGTGATGGCTTTGTTGACATATCCAACGGTTGAGGAGGCAATCATAAAGAGGGTGGAAATGAAGGCGAAAACTTACGGGCAAGAAGTGACCTTGTACGAAGGGGAAAAGAAAAATCCCAACCTGGTTTATAAGATAAAACCAACCTTGGTTGCAGACTTATATGGGGATTGGATCATGCCAATGACAAAGGAAGTTCAAGTGGAATACTTGTTAAGAAGGTTGGACTGA
- the LOC126583834 gene encoding uncharacterized protein LOC126583834 isoform X1, which translates to MDRQDESNKLNNYGFAAGRGLINVVFSWSPKDVLNAKLYENKVTKIPETFSTTTSYMKSFIPSLVEETHADLLSSMTNLSKAPTCEIRTVTASEKHGPPKIRIVTASENHGPPKDLFYDVTCVGTYVPQVGDLIALTDIKPKCVDDLNRSRNSYLIAYVHQIRDNNLSILSSKHIDTRGYTYAAGKRETMLAVYLMNMTTNIRVWKALNSDDANTNLIKTLLQLQPSSSHGGSSCTICFSKEKRFVSLSTKWPEMWCDLNESQKAAVLNSISLSKCQHQNSINLIWGPPGTGKTKTVGISLFALYKFKCRTLTCAPTNIAVLEVTDRLVKLVNQSLKYDKYGLGDIILFGNGERMKIGSYNDLFEVFLDRRISILTKCFSPSSGWNHWLELMISLLENPEKQYSLYIKEKQKHDEQHKESESSNSTSDDKNDFLTFEEFVKDRFDFIGELLKVCMVNLYTHLPTSCISLEVVKDMIRVAGLLKSIQSIFSCAGVANEQLKLLQEDCTRTLKSLRAFAVPNSNDAQTIRNLCLAKACLIFCTASSSARLHTEGMVPLELLVIDEAAQLKECESTIPLQLPGLRHAILIGDERQLPAIVKSQISEKAEFGRSLFERLVLLGHKKHLLNVQYRMHPSISLFPKMEFYDNQILDGPNVNEVSYNKCFLDGKMYGSYSFINIANGKEERDRGSSLKNVAEVAVVYEMVSSLYKEFTRTKMKVSVGVISPYTAQVNAIQERVKEYSEVPARSDFSVSVRSVDGFQGGEADLIIISTVRCNGKGSVGFLSNRQRANVVLTRARHCLWILGHESTLINSNSIWKKLILDAKKRECFFNADEDEKLAQAISAAQSSCDEDDPIEHLARPFSSLRLTDRTAETSTPTYRNNFRRGVRSSKVIRPVAAGVVRSSRMEVVAITHRTIWDDHRHSRM; encoded by the exons ATGGATCGTCAGGACGAGAGTAATAAGTTGAACAATTATGGATTTGCGGCAGGTCGAGGCTTAATCAATGTCGTATTCTCTTGGTCACCTAAGGATGTTCTCAATGCAAAGCTTTACGAAAATAAG GTGACAAAGATTCCTGAGACATTTTCTACCACGACGAGTTACATGAAATCTTTCATTCCTTCACTTGTTGAGGAAACACATGCTGATCTACTATCAAGCATGACAAATCTATCTAAGGCGCCTACTTGCGAAATTCGGACTGTTACAGCTTCTGAGAAACATGGACCTCCTAAAATTCGGATTGTTACAGCTTCTGAGAATCATGGACCTCCTAAAGACTTGTTTTATGATGTTACTTGTGTAGGAACGTATGTGCCACAGGTTGGAGATCTCATTGCCTTGACTGATATTAAACCAAAATGCGTTGATGATTTGAACAGGTCCAGAAATTCGTATCTCATTGCGTATGTTCATCAAATTAGAGACAATAATCTCTCAATACTCTCGTCAAAGCATATAGATACAAGAGGATACACTTATGCTGCGGGAAAGAGGGAAACAATGCTTGCTGTCTATTTGATGAACATGACAACAAATATTCGTGTATGGAAAGCCTTGAATTCAGATGACGCAAACACAAATCTAATTAAGACTCTGTTGCAACTGCAACCCAGTTCATCACAT GGTGGGAGTTCATGTACAATTTGCTTTTCTAAAGAAAAGCGCTTCGTTTCCCTTTCGACTAAATGGCCAGAAATGTGGTGTGATCTAAATGAATCCCAAAAAGCTGCAGTTCTAAACTCCATCAGTTTGAGTAAATGCCAACACCAAAATTCCATCAATCTAATATGGGGCCCTCCTGGGACTGGGAAAACGAAGACAGTCGGCATCTCACTCTTTGCCCTCTATAAGTTCAAGTGCAGAACACTAACATGTGCCCCAACCAATATCGCTGTGTTAGAAGTTACAGATCGACTCGTGAAGTTGGTTAACCAGTCTCTCAAGTATGATAAGTATGGGCTTGGGGACATAATTCTATTCGGGAATGGTGAGCGAATGAAGATTGGTAGTTATAATGATCTTTTTGAGGTATTTCTTGATAGGCGTATTAGTATTCTGACCAAGTGTTTTTCCCCTTCGAGTGGATGGAATCATTGGTTAGAATTGATGATAAGTTTACTTGAGAATCCAGAGAAGCAGTATTCATTGTACATAAAGGAAAAACAGAAGCATGACGAGCAACATAAAGAAAGTGAAAGCAGCAACTCAACAAGCGATGATAAGAATGATTTTCTGACGTTCGAGGAGTTTGTGAAGGACAGGTTTGATTTCATTGGTGAGCTTTTGAAAGTTTGTATGGTAAATTTGTACACTCACTTGCCAACATCTTGCATTTCACTTGAGGTGGTGAAAGACATGATCAGAGTTGCAGGGTTGCTTAAGTCGATTCAATCTATATTTAGTTGTGCTGGTGTTGCTAATGAGCAGTTAAAATTACTTCAAGAAGATTGCACTCGTACTCTCAAGTCACTTCGTGCGTTTGCTGTTCCAAATTCGAATGATGCACAAACAATAAGAAATTTGTGCCTGGCAAAGGCTTGCCTAATATTTTGTACCGCATCAAGCTCTGCCAGACTGCATACAGAAGGAATGGTGCCCCTGGAATTGTTAGTCATTGATGAAGCTGCTCAGCTTAAAGAATGTGAGTCAACTATTCCATTACAACTACCAGGTCTTCGCCATGCTATTCTCATAGGAGATGAGAGGCAACTCCCTGCAATTGTTAAAAGCCAG ATCTCCGAGAAGGCTGAATTTGGAAGAAGTTTGTTTGAAAGACTTGTACTGTTGGGACACAAGAAGCACCTTCTCAATGTCCAGTACAGGATGCATCCTTCAATCAGCTTGTTTCCGAAAATGGAGTTTTACGACAATCAGATATTAGATGGTCCAAATGTCAATGAAGTGAGCTACAACAAGTGCTTCCTTGATGGAAAAATGTACGGATCCTACTCATTTATAAACATAGCAAATGGGAAAGAAGAACGTGATCGCGGGAGTAGTCTGAAAAACGTGGCTGAGGTTGCTGTGGTTTATGAGATGGTTTCTAGCCTTTACAAAG AATTCACTCGCACAAAAATGAAGGTTAGTGTTGGGGTAATATCACCTTACACAGCTCAAGTTAATGCAATTCAAGAGAGAGTCAAAGAGTATAGTGAAGTTCCGGCTCGCTCAGACTTCTCCGTAAGCGTGCGATCTGTTGATGGATTCCAAGGTGGTGAAGCGGATTTGATAATTATATCCACTGTCAGATGTAATGGAAAGGGCTCTGTGGGATTCCTCTCCAATCGTCAACGAGCAAATGTGGTTCTAACACGCGCAAG GCATTGTCTTTGGATACTGGGGCACGAATCGACCTTGATTAACAGTAACTCAATTTGGAAGAAGCTAATTCTAGACGCGAAGAAACGAGAATGTTTTTTTAATGCGGATGAGGATGAGAAGTTGGCTCAGGCTATTTCCGCAGCCCAATCGAGTTGCGATGAAGATGATCCAATCGAGCACCTTGCAAGACCATTTTCTTCACTCAGACTGACTGATCGGACAGCTGAAACATCAACTCCAACTTACAG GAATAATTTTCGGCGCGGAGTTAGGTCCAGTAAAGTGATAAG ACCAGTTGCAGCAGGTGTTGTGCGTAGCTCCAGGATGGAAGTTGTAGCCATTACACATCGTACGATTTGGGATGATCATCGTCATTCTCGGATGTAA
- the LOC126583834 gene encoding uncharacterized protein LOC126583834 isoform X2 — protein sequence MDRQDESNKLNNYGFAAGRGLINVVFSWSPKDVLNAKLYENKVTKIPETFSTTTSYMKSFIPSLVEETHADLLSSMTNLSKAPTCEIRTVTASEKHGPPKIRIVTASENHGPPKDLFYDVTCVGTYVPQVGDLIALTDIKPKCVDDLNRSRNSYLIAYVHQIRDNNLSILSSKHIDTRGYTYAAGKRETMLAVYLMNMTTNIRVWKALNSDDANTNLIKTLLQLQPSSSHGGSSCTICFSKEKRFVSLSTKWPEMWCDLNESQKAAVLNSISLSKCQHQNSINLIWGPPGTGKTKTVGISLFALYKFKCRTLTCAPTNIAVLEVTDRLVKLVNQSLKYDKYGLGDIILFGNGERMKIGSYNDLFEVFLDRRISILTKCFSPSSGWNHWLELMISLLENPEKQYSLYIKEKQKHDEQHKESESSNSTSDDKNDFLTFEEFVKDRFDFIGELLKVCMVNLYTHLPTSCISLEVVKDMIRVAGLLKSIQSIFSCAGVANEQLKLLQEDCTRTLKSLRAFAVPNSNDAQTIRNLCLAKACLIFCTASSSARLHTEGMVPLELLVIDEAAQLKECESTIPLQLPGLRHAILIGDERQLPAIVKSQISEKAEFGRSLFERLVLLGHKKHLLNVQYRMHPSISLFPKMEFYDNQILDGPNVNEVSYNKCFLDGKMYGSYSFINIANGKEERDRGSSLKNVAEVAVVYEMVSSLYKEFTRTKMKVSVGVISPYTAQVNAIQERVKEYSEVPARSDFSVSVRSVDGFQGGEADLIIISTVRCNGKGSVGFLSNRQRANVVLTRARHCLWILGHESTLINSNSIWKKLILDAKKRECFFNADEDEKLAQAISAAQSSCDEDDPIEHLARPFSSLRLTDRTAETSTPTYRNNFRRGVRSSKVIR from the exons ATGGATCGTCAGGACGAGAGTAATAAGTTGAACAATTATGGATTTGCGGCAGGTCGAGGCTTAATCAATGTCGTATTCTCTTGGTCACCTAAGGATGTTCTCAATGCAAAGCTTTACGAAAATAAG GTGACAAAGATTCCTGAGACATTTTCTACCACGACGAGTTACATGAAATCTTTCATTCCTTCACTTGTTGAGGAAACACATGCTGATCTACTATCAAGCATGACAAATCTATCTAAGGCGCCTACTTGCGAAATTCGGACTGTTACAGCTTCTGAGAAACATGGACCTCCTAAAATTCGGATTGTTACAGCTTCTGAGAATCATGGACCTCCTAAAGACTTGTTTTATGATGTTACTTGTGTAGGAACGTATGTGCCACAGGTTGGAGATCTCATTGCCTTGACTGATATTAAACCAAAATGCGTTGATGATTTGAACAGGTCCAGAAATTCGTATCTCATTGCGTATGTTCATCAAATTAGAGACAATAATCTCTCAATACTCTCGTCAAAGCATATAGATACAAGAGGATACACTTATGCTGCGGGAAAGAGGGAAACAATGCTTGCTGTCTATTTGATGAACATGACAACAAATATTCGTGTATGGAAAGCCTTGAATTCAGATGACGCAAACACAAATCTAATTAAGACTCTGTTGCAACTGCAACCCAGTTCATCACAT GGTGGGAGTTCATGTACAATTTGCTTTTCTAAAGAAAAGCGCTTCGTTTCCCTTTCGACTAAATGGCCAGAAATGTGGTGTGATCTAAATGAATCCCAAAAAGCTGCAGTTCTAAACTCCATCAGTTTGAGTAAATGCCAACACCAAAATTCCATCAATCTAATATGGGGCCCTCCTGGGACTGGGAAAACGAAGACAGTCGGCATCTCACTCTTTGCCCTCTATAAGTTCAAGTGCAGAACACTAACATGTGCCCCAACCAATATCGCTGTGTTAGAAGTTACAGATCGACTCGTGAAGTTGGTTAACCAGTCTCTCAAGTATGATAAGTATGGGCTTGGGGACATAATTCTATTCGGGAATGGTGAGCGAATGAAGATTGGTAGTTATAATGATCTTTTTGAGGTATTTCTTGATAGGCGTATTAGTATTCTGACCAAGTGTTTTTCCCCTTCGAGTGGATGGAATCATTGGTTAGAATTGATGATAAGTTTACTTGAGAATCCAGAGAAGCAGTATTCATTGTACATAAAGGAAAAACAGAAGCATGACGAGCAACATAAAGAAAGTGAAAGCAGCAACTCAACAAGCGATGATAAGAATGATTTTCTGACGTTCGAGGAGTTTGTGAAGGACAGGTTTGATTTCATTGGTGAGCTTTTGAAAGTTTGTATGGTAAATTTGTACACTCACTTGCCAACATCTTGCATTTCACTTGAGGTGGTGAAAGACATGATCAGAGTTGCAGGGTTGCTTAAGTCGATTCAATCTATATTTAGTTGTGCTGGTGTTGCTAATGAGCAGTTAAAATTACTTCAAGAAGATTGCACTCGTACTCTCAAGTCACTTCGTGCGTTTGCTGTTCCAAATTCGAATGATGCACAAACAATAAGAAATTTGTGCCTGGCAAAGGCTTGCCTAATATTTTGTACCGCATCAAGCTCTGCCAGACTGCATACAGAAGGAATGGTGCCCCTGGAATTGTTAGTCATTGATGAAGCTGCTCAGCTTAAAGAATGTGAGTCAACTATTCCATTACAACTACCAGGTCTTCGCCATGCTATTCTCATAGGAGATGAGAGGCAACTCCCTGCAATTGTTAAAAGCCAG ATCTCCGAGAAGGCTGAATTTGGAAGAAGTTTGTTTGAAAGACTTGTACTGTTGGGACACAAGAAGCACCTTCTCAATGTCCAGTACAGGATGCATCCTTCAATCAGCTTGTTTCCGAAAATGGAGTTTTACGACAATCAGATATTAGATGGTCCAAATGTCAATGAAGTGAGCTACAACAAGTGCTTCCTTGATGGAAAAATGTACGGATCCTACTCATTTATAAACATAGCAAATGGGAAAGAAGAACGTGATCGCGGGAGTAGTCTGAAAAACGTGGCTGAGGTTGCTGTGGTTTATGAGATGGTTTCTAGCCTTTACAAAG AATTCACTCGCACAAAAATGAAGGTTAGTGTTGGGGTAATATCACCTTACACAGCTCAAGTTAATGCAATTCAAGAGAGAGTCAAAGAGTATAGTGAAGTTCCGGCTCGCTCAGACTTCTCCGTAAGCGTGCGATCTGTTGATGGATTCCAAGGTGGTGAAGCGGATTTGATAATTATATCCACTGTCAGATGTAATGGAAAGGGCTCTGTGGGATTCCTCTCCAATCGTCAACGAGCAAATGTGGTTCTAACACGCGCAAG GCATTGTCTTTGGATACTGGGGCACGAATCGACCTTGATTAACAGTAACTCAATTTGGAAGAAGCTAATTCTAGACGCGAAGAAACGAGAATGTTTTTTTAATGCGGATGAGGATGAGAAGTTGGCTCAGGCTATTTCCGCAGCCCAATCGAGTTGCGATGAAGATGATCCAATCGAGCACCTTGCAAGACCATTTTCTTCACTCAGACTGACTGATCGGACAGCTGAAACATCAACTCCAACTTACAG GAATAATTTTCGGCGCGGAGTTAGGTCCAGTAAAGTGATAAGGTGA
- the LOC126583839 gene encoding chorismate mutase 1, chloroplastic-like isoform X2, producing MADSSNGAATNSIPTMNPFSSMTTVVNIKLDRTNYPLWLAQILPILKSRDLMGYVDVDPLLALPHSSLEVQAPTLRTQSLATKKRVDETDSLTLEGIRHSLIRQEDSIIFSLLERAQYCHNLPTYDPKAFPVDGFHGSLVEHILKETEKLHGQVGRFSSPDEHPFFPNDVPEPGLPPLHYPQVLHPIANSININRKVY from the exons atggCTGATTCTAGCAACGGCGCTGCAACCAACTCCATTCCCACCATGAACCCTTTCTCTTCCATGACTACAGTCGTCAACATTAAGCTAGATCGAACCAACTACCCCCTGTGGTTGGCTCAGATTCTACCAATCCTCAAGAGTCGTGACCTGATGGGTTATGTTGATGTGGATCCATTGCTTGCCCTCCCACACAGCTCGCTGGAAGTACAAGCACCAACCCTGCGTACACA ATCATTGGCTACAAAGAAAAGGGTGGATGAAACCGATAGTTTGACCCTAGAAGGTATTAGACATTCTTTGATCCGGCAGGAGGATAGCATAATTTTTAGCCTGTTAGAGAGAGCTCAATATTGTCATAATTTGCCTACATATGACCCCAAAGCTTTCCCCGTTGATGGGTTCCATGGCTCCTTGGTAGAACACATTCTTAAAGAAACAGAAAAACTTCATGGCCAG GTGGGAAGATTCAGCAGTCCTGATGAGCATCCTTTCTTTCCGAATGACGTACCTGAACCAGGGTTGCCACCTCTGCACTACCCCCAG GTTCTACATCCCATTGCCAACTCTATTAACATAAACAGAAAAGTTTACTAA
- the LOC126583839 gene encoding chorismate mutase 1, chloroplastic-like isoform X1 — protein sequence MADSSNGAATNSIPTMNPFSSMTTVVNIKLDRTNYPLWLAQILPILKSRDLMGYVDVDPLLALPHSSLEVQAPTLRTQSLATKKRVDETDSLTLEGIRHSLIRQEDSIIFSLLERAQYCHNLPTYDPKAFPVDGFHGSLVEHILKETEKLHGQVGRFSSPDEHPFFPNDVPEPGLPPLHYPQGHMQAWRGDGLPDPPCSCFQFLHHLKNICNALENSENIRLLPLSCKAARDKL from the exons atggCTGATTCTAGCAACGGCGCTGCAACCAACTCCATTCCCACCATGAACCCTTTCTCTTCCATGACTACAGTCGTCAACATTAAGCTAGATCGAACCAACTACCCCCTGTGGTTGGCTCAGATTCTACCAATCCTCAAGAGTCGTGACCTGATGGGTTATGTTGATGTGGATCCATTGCTTGCCCTCCCACACAGCTCGCTGGAAGTACAAGCACCAACCCTGCGTACACA ATCATTGGCTACAAAGAAAAGGGTGGATGAAACCGATAGTTTGACCCTAGAAGGTATTAGACATTCTTTGATCCGGCAGGAGGATAGCATAATTTTTAGCCTGTTAGAGAGAGCTCAATATTGTCATAATTTGCCTACATATGACCCCAAAGCTTTCCCCGTTGATGGGTTCCATGGCTCCTTGGTAGAACACATTCTTAAAGAAACAGAAAAACTTCATGGCCAG GTGGGAAGATTCAGCAGTCCTGATGAGCATCCTTTCTTTCCGAATGACGTACCTGAACCAGGGTTGCCACCTCTGCACTACCCCCAG GGCCACATGCAGGCCTGGCGCGGCGATGGCCTCCCAGATCCTCCATGTAGctgttttcagtttttacatCATTTGAAGAATATATGTAATGCTTTAGAAAATTCTGAAAACATACGGTTATTACCCCTCTCCTGCAAGGCTGCAAGGGACAAACTATGA